The following are from one region of the Arthrobacter sp. TMP15 genome:
- the pgl gene encoding 6-phosphogluconolactonase: MSPNVRITPHPSFDVLAATTAARLITRLLDVQSERGEATVVLTGGSVGIATLAEVAKSPAHLAVDWNKVNFWFGDDRFVDTDSPDRNYVQAAEALLNHIAVDPQRVHVMAASDTVASLEDAVANYARELAHAGRTEWENDDETSGTEAPPVPRFDVLLLGLGPDAHIASLFPEMAGIRTTGVPVVGVLNSPKPPPSRVSLTLETINSAQEIWIVAAGADKAAAVGLGLAGASAVQVPASGARGINKTMWLLDEAAAAKVPTELLRRER; this comes from the coding sequence ATGAGTCCCAATGTCCGCATCACTCCGCACCCGTCCTTTGACGTACTAGCCGCCACAACAGCTGCTCGGCTGATAACCCGTTTGCTGGATGTTCAAAGTGAGCGCGGAGAGGCCACGGTTGTGTTGACCGGGGGCAGCGTTGGCATCGCAACCCTGGCTGAGGTTGCGAAATCCCCGGCTCATTTGGCGGTGGATTGGAATAAAGTTAACTTTTGGTTCGGTGATGACAGGTTCGTGGACACAGACTCACCTGATCGCAACTATGTGCAAGCTGCGGAGGCTTTGCTCAACCACATTGCCGTTGATCCGCAACGCGTTCACGTGATGGCGGCCTCAGACACAGTCGCCAGTCTTGAGGACGCCGTTGCGAACTACGCTCGCGAACTAGCGCACGCGGGCCGTACGGAATGGGAGAACGACGACGAGACGTCCGGCACAGAAGCACCGCCGGTTCCACGCTTTGATGTGCTCCTGCTGGGACTTGGCCCGGACGCCCATATCGCGTCGCTCTTCCCCGAGATGGCTGGCATCCGGACAACCGGCGTGCCTGTGGTGGGGGTATTGAACTCACCTAAGCCGCCGCCGTCGCGCGTTTCACTGACACTGGAAACCATCAATTCTGCACAAGAAATCTGGATTGTTGCTGCAGGGGCTGACAAGGCTGCGGCAGTGGGCCTGGGACTTGCAGGTGCCAGTGCGGTCCAAGTGCCGGCCTCCGGCGCGCGGGGCATCAATAAGACAATGTGGCTCCTTGACGAGGCTGCAGCCGCAAAAGTTCCTACAGAGCTCTTGCGTCGGGAACGATAA
- a CDS encoding glucose-6-phosphate dehydrogenase assembly protein OpcA, translated as MIVELPNTTTSQITKKIVKMREQGGVVTLGRVLTLVVITRNGSEEEAITAANLASREHPCRIIVLASGSDTEETRLDGEIRVGGDAGASEVIVLRGFGELAAESESVISALLLPDAPIVAWWPNEAPESPSTSPIGRIAHRRITDSRNAHDPKEALIRIGSTYAAGDTDLAWTRLTNWRIQLAAALEEYDGDDPITALRVEGASDSPSTLLLAAWLHRALNVPIAVAQGPRGTGIRTVVMEREKGTVTLTRPGAMEATLTQPDQPEQQISLPRRSLQDCLAEELRRLDPDEVFGEVVTEGLKKLLAEEEVVQS; from the coding sequence ATGATTGTTGAACTGCCTAACACCACCACTTCCCAAATCACCAAAAAGATAGTTAAGATGCGCGAGCAGGGTGGCGTTGTCACGCTGGGACGTGTTCTAACCCTTGTTGTGATCACCCGAAATGGTTCCGAAGAAGAAGCAATCACAGCAGCCAACCTGGCTAGCCGGGAACACCCCTGCAGAATTATTGTGTTGGCTTCAGGTTCAGACACGGAGGAAACCCGCTTAGACGGCGAGATTCGTGTTGGCGGTGACGCTGGGGCCTCCGAGGTGATAGTGCTGCGAGGGTTCGGAGAGCTGGCTGCAGAGAGCGAATCAGTCATATCTGCGCTTCTGCTCCCCGATGCCCCGATCGTAGCCTGGTGGCCCAATGAGGCCCCCGAGTCACCCAGCACCTCTCCTATTGGACGGATAGCTCATCGCCGGATCACCGACTCGCGTAATGCACACGATCCCAAGGAAGCACTTATCCGCATTGGCAGCACGTACGCCGCTGGTGACACGGATCTGGCATGGACGCGTTTGACCAACTGGCGTATCCAGCTGGCCGCGGCTTTGGAAGAGTACGACGGCGATGACCCCATCACCGCTCTTAGAGTTGAGGGAGCGAGCGACTCCCCCAGTACTTTGCTGCTGGCAGCATGGCTGCATCGGGCGCTGAACGTGCCCATTGCGGTTGCGCAGGGCCCACGGGGCACGGGTATCCGCACGGTCGTCATGGAGCGAGAAAAGGGCACTGTTACGCTGACTCGCCCCGGCGCCATGGAGGCAACCCTGACTCAGCCGGATCAGCCTGAGCAGCAAATTTCTTTGCCACGACGTTCCCTGCAGGATTGTTTGGCTGAAGAACTGCGCCGACTTGATCCGGATGAAGTATTTGGTGAAGTAGTCACCGAAGGTTTGAAAAAACTGTTGGCAGAAGAAGAGGTTGTTCAGTCATGA
- the zwf gene encoding glucose-6-phosphate dehydrogenase translates to MPTSDTTQNENPLRDSRDRRLSRVAGPSSLVLFGVTGDLSRKKLMPAVYDLANRGLLPPSFALVGFARRAWSAEDFAAEVKESVQANCRTPFDEVVWNQLSEGIRFVEGEFDDDDAFERLKTTLAELDEKRGTRGNHAFYLSIPPKAFELVCRQLSEHGLAQSGEGNWRRVVIEKPFGHNLESARALNDIVESVFPPDSVFRIDHYLGKETVQNILALRFANQFFEPLWNSNYVDHVQITMAEDIGTGGRAGYYDGVGAARDVIQNHLLQLLALTAMEEPISFNAEHLRAEKEKVLAAVKLPQDLSKHSARGQFSGGWQGGEEVLGYLDEEGIPADSTTETFAAIRLDIHTRRWAGVPFYLRTGKRLGRRVTEIAVVFKRAPNLLFTDHEEDDFGQNAVVIRVQPDEGVTIRFGSKVPGTQMEVRDVTMDFGYGHAFTESSPEAYERLILDVLLGEPPLFPRHQEVELSWKILDPFEEYWAAEGMQPESYEPGSWGPSSAEELLKQDGRTWRRP, encoded by the coding sequence ATGCCGACTTCTGACACAACACAAAATGAAAACCCGCTTCGGGACAGCCGCGATCGGCGGCTGTCCCGGGTAGCGGGCCCATCTTCGCTGGTTCTCTTCGGCGTGACGGGAGATTTGTCACGCAAAAAACTCATGCCCGCAGTGTATGACCTCGCAAACCGCGGGTTACTGCCACCGAGTTTTGCTCTTGTTGGCTTCGCCCGACGAGCATGGAGTGCAGAGGATTTTGCCGCCGAAGTCAAAGAATCGGTTCAAGCAAACTGCCGCACGCCCTTTGATGAAGTGGTTTGGAATCAGCTCAGCGAAGGAATCCGCTTTGTCGAGGGGGAATTTGATGACGACGATGCTTTTGAGCGGTTGAAGACCACCCTGGCTGAACTTGACGAAAAGCGAGGGACGCGCGGCAATCACGCATTTTATCTCTCGATTCCTCCCAAGGCCTTTGAACTTGTGTGCCGTCAGCTCTCAGAGCATGGTTTGGCACAATCAGGGGAGGGAAACTGGCGCCGGGTTGTTATTGAGAAGCCCTTTGGTCACAACTTAGAGTCAGCCAGGGCTCTGAATGACATTGTGGAGTCAGTTTTTCCACCAGACTCCGTATTCAGGATTGACCACTACCTGGGCAAGGAAACCGTTCAAAACATTTTGGCGCTGCGCTTTGCCAACCAGTTCTTTGAGCCGCTATGGAATTCCAACTACGTTGATCACGTGCAGATCACCATGGCCGAGGATATCGGCACAGGTGGACGAGCAGGTTACTACGATGGCGTTGGCGCGGCACGCGACGTCATTCAAAACCACCTCTTACAACTTTTGGCGCTAACAGCCATGGAAGAGCCCATTTCCTTCAACGCCGAGCATTTGCGGGCTGAAAAGGAAAAGGTGCTGGCTGCGGTGAAGTTGCCCCAGGATCTATCTAAGCACTCAGCTCGCGGCCAATTCTCAGGCGGTTGGCAGGGCGGGGAGGAAGTGCTTGGTTACTTGGATGAGGAAGGAATTCCTGCCGATTCAACCACTGAGACATTTGCCGCAATTCGTCTTGATATTCATACTCGCCGTTGGGCGGGGGTGCCTTTCTACTTGCGTACGGGTAAACGCCTGGGTAGGCGTGTGACCGAAATTGCGGTTGTTTTCAAGCGCGCACCCAACCTCCTCTTTACAGATCACGAAGAGGATGACTTCGGACAGAACGCAGTCGTTATCCGGGTCCAGCCTGATGAGGGTGTCACTATTCGCTTCGGCTCGAAAGTTCCTGGGACTCAAATGGAAGTTCGTGATGTCACCATGGATTTCGGTTATGGACACGCATTTACCGAGTCAAGTCCGGAAGCGTATGAACGGTTGATTCTGGATGTACTGCTGGGTGAACCCCCACTGTTTCCGCGACACCAGGAAGTGGAGCTGTCCTGGAAGATCCTTGACCCGTTCGAGGAGTATTGGGCAGCCGAAGGTATGCAACCTGAAAGTTATGAACCCGGCAGCTGGGGCCCTTCTTCAGCTGAAGAGTTGTTAAAGCAAGACGGAAGGACGTGGCGACGACCATGA
- the tal gene encoding transaldolase: MTNTTPTAALSAAGVSIWLDDLSRLRLNSGSLAKLIEEKNVVGVTTNPSIFEAAITKSDDYKSELKKFSAAGITAEDAVFEITTSDVADGCDLFAPVAAATKGVDGRVSIEVDPRKAWDTDGTIAEAKRLYAKVNKKNVYIKIPATLEGLEAITATLAEGISVNVTLIFSLERYRAVVNAFISGLEQAKANGHNLADIHSVASFFVSRVDSEIDSRLDAIGTDEAAALKGKAGLANARLAYQIFEEVFTSERWALLADAGALPQRPLWASTGVKNPDYPDTLYVTELVAANVVNTMPEKTLDATYDHGVVSGDTITGTYGEANALLNKLDGLGISYAEVVNLLETEGLEKFVASWKDLLHHVQDALDAAGAEG, translated from the coding sequence ATGACTAATACAACACCCACCGCCGCACTTTCCGCCGCAGGTGTCTCCATCTGGCTTGACGATCTTTCCCGCCTTCGCCTCAACAGTGGCAGTCTGGCTAAGCTCATCGAAGAAAAAAACGTTGTTGGCGTCACCACTAACCCCAGTATTTTCGAAGCAGCCATCACCAAGAGCGATGACTACAAGTCCGAGCTGAAGAAATTTTCTGCCGCCGGCATTACTGCCGAAGACGCTGTCTTTGAAATAACCACCTCGGATGTTGCCGACGGCTGCGATCTCTTCGCGCCAGTTGCCGCCGCCACCAAGGGAGTTGACGGCCGTGTCTCCATTGAAGTTGATCCCCGCAAAGCGTGGGACACGGACGGAACCATCGCTGAAGCTAAGCGCCTGTACGCGAAGGTGAACAAGAAGAACGTCTATATCAAGATTCCGGCCACGCTTGAAGGTCTTGAGGCCATCACGGCTACCCTGGCCGAGGGTATCAGCGTCAATGTCACCTTGATCTTCTCGCTTGAGCGTTACCGCGCCGTAGTCAACGCTTTCATTAGCGGACTTGAGCAGGCTAAGGCCAACGGGCACAACCTGGCTGATATCCACTCAGTTGCGTCCTTCTTCGTTTCACGCGTGGACTCAGAAATTGACAGCAGACTTGATGCCATCGGTACCGATGAGGCCGCAGCCTTGAAGGGCAAAGCCGGCTTGGCCAACGCCCGTCTGGCATACCAAATCTTTGAAGAGGTGTTCACCTCGGAGCGTTGGGCATTGCTCGCCGATGCCGGAGCGCTCCCCCAGCGTCCCTTGTGGGCCTCCACAGGTGTAAAAAACCCCGACTACCCGGACACGCTGTACGTCACTGAACTGGTTGCTGCGAACGTTGTCAACACCATGCCGGAAAAAACCCTGGATGCTACCTACGACCACGGTGTAGTCAGCGGTGACACCATCACCGGAACGTATGGAGAAGCCAACGCACTGCTGAACAAGCTTGATGGGTTGGGCATCTCCTACGCAGAGGTTGTGAACCTGCTGGAGACTGAGGGACTAGAGAAGTTTGTTGCAAGTTGGAAAGACCTACTTCACCACGTCCAGGATGCACTCGATGCAGCAGGCGCGGAAGGCTGA
- the tkt gene encoding transketolase: protein MSHLELPTFTWTANDQRAVDTARILAADAVEKVGNGHPGTAMSLAPAAYLLFQKVMRLDPTNPDWMGRDRFILSPGHTSLTLYVQLFLSGYGLELKDLEALRTWGSLTPGHPEYKHTAGVEITTGPLGQGLASAVGFAYSQRRMRGLMDPDAEAGTSPFDHTVWVIASDGDLQEGVTSEASSLAGHQELGNLVVIYDSNHISIEDDTNVAFSEDVLKRYEAYGWHVQRVDWTKTGKYVEDVAELHGALDAAKSQTSKPSIISLRTIIGYPSPKKQNTGAIHGSALGGDEVVALKEVLGFDPEKHFEVEPEVLEHARQVLDRGAAAHAEWNTGFAAWKLANPENAALLERIEKKELPAGWEENLPVFDSGKDVSTRAASGKVLNAIGAVLPELWGGSCDLAGSNNTTIEGSGSFIPASRQTDTWSGGPYGRVLHFGIREHAAAAIVNGIHLGGPTRAYSGTFLIFSDYQRPAIRLSALMGVPSIFVWTHDSIGLGEDGPTHQPVEQLATLRAIPGLDVVRPGDPNEVSIAWKKILETKDNPAGIVLTRQNIPTYARGTGAATATEFASADLVSRGGYVLAEAVADGEIVTPAVILIATGSEVQLAVEAREALATEGIAARVVSMPCVEWFNNQPSEYREEVLPAGVKARVSVEAGLALGWREFVGDAGRSISLEHFGASADYKVLFKEFGITTEAVTAAAKDSVAAARA, encoded by the coding sequence GTGTCACATCTGGAATTACCAACGTTCACCTGGACCGCCAACGATCAGCGCGCAGTGGATACCGCCCGTATATTGGCCGCAGACGCCGTTGAAAAGGTGGGCAACGGTCACCCCGGAACGGCCATGTCATTGGCTCCCGCCGCATACTTGTTGTTCCAGAAAGTCATGCGCTTGGACCCCACGAACCCTGACTGGATGGGCCGTGACCGCTTCATCCTCTCCCCCGGACACACCTCGCTAACACTGTACGTGCAACTGTTCCTTTCCGGATATGGCTTGGAGTTAAAGGACCTTGAAGCGCTGCGCACATGGGGTTCACTGACCCCTGGGCACCCGGAATACAAACACACGGCAGGGGTTGAAATCACCACTGGTCCCTTGGGCCAGGGCCTTGCCTCAGCTGTTGGTTTCGCATACTCACAGCGCCGTATGCGTGGCCTGATGGACCCCGACGCCGAGGCCGGTACTAGCCCGTTCGACCACACTGTCTGGGTTATCGCCTCCGACGGGGACCTCCAGGAAGGTGTCACTAGCGAAGCTTCCAGCTTGGCCGGACATCAGGAGCTGGGCAACTTGGTGGTTATCTACGATTCCAACCACATCTCCATTGAAGATGACACCAATGTTGCCTTCTCCGAGGATGTCCTGAAGCGCTATGAAGCATACGGCTGGCATGTGCAACGGGTTGACTGGACCAAAACCGGTAAGTACGTAGAAGATGTTGCCGAGTTGCATGGTGCCCTCGATGCCGCCAAGTCCCAGACAAGCAAGCCGTCCATCATTTCCTTGCGCACCATCATTGGCTACCCGTCACCGAAGAAGCAAAACACTGGAGCGATCCACGGTTCGGCATTGGGTGGCGACGAGGTTGTTGCGCTCAAGGAAGTCCTTGGCTTCGATCCGGAAAAGCACTTTGAAGTTGAGCCGGAAGTTCTTGAACATGCTCGCCAAGTTCTTGATCGCGGTGCGGCAGCCCACGCCGAATGGAACACCGGGTTTGCGGCTTGGAAGTTGGCCAACCCGGAGAATGCGGCACTTCTTGAGCGGATTGAAAAGAAAGAACTGCCTGCTGGTTGGGAGGAGAACCTGCCGGTCTTTGACAGCGGCAAGGATGTTTCAACCCGGGCAGCCTCCGGTAAGGTCCTGAACGCTATTGGAGCGGTTCTGCCAGAGCTCTGGGGTGGCTCCTGCGACCTGGCCGGATCAAATAACACCACGATTGAGGGCTCGGGCTCATTCATTCCCGCCTCAAGGCAGACAGACACCTGGTCCGGCGGTCCGTACGGGCGTGTACTGCACTTTGGTATCCGTGAACACGCTGCGGCCGCGATTGTCAATGGAATTCATTTGGGGGGCCCCACGCGCGCCTACTCAGGGACGTTCTTGATTTTCAGCGACTACCAGCGCCCAGCGATTCGACTCTCCGCTTTGATGGGTGTGCCGTCTATTTTCGTGTGGACGCACGACTCCATCGGACTGGGTGAGGACGGACCCACCCACCAGCCCGTTGAGCAACTTGCCACTTTGCGCGCCATACCCGGTCTGGACGTAGTCCGCCCCGGGGATCCCAACGAGGTCTCGATCGCGTGGAAGAAGATTCTGGAAACAAAGGACAATCCGGCCGGGATTGTCCTGACGCGCCAGAACATTCCCACCTACGCCCGCGGGACCGGAGCAGCCACGGCTACTGAGTTTGCCTCAGCGGACCTGGTTTCTCGTGGTGGTTACGTTTTGGCGGAGGCAGTGGCCGACGGCGAGATAGTCACCCCTGCGGTGATTTTGATCGCCACGGGATCCGAAGTCCAGCTTGCGGTTGAAGCCCGCGAAGCTCTCGCCACCGAAGGAATTGCTGCACGCGTGGTTTCAATGCCATGTGTTGAGTGGTTCAACAACCAGCCCTCTGAATACCGCGAGGAGGTCCTGCCCGCAGGTGTCAAGGCGCGCGTCTCCGTTGAAGCCGGTTTGGCTTTGGGCTGGCGTGAATTTGTTGGCGATGCAGGACGTTCCATCTCGCTGGAACACTTTGGCGCATCTGCTGACTACAAGGTCCTTTTCAAGGAATTTGGTATTACCACCGAGGCTGTCACGGCCGCTGCCAAGGATTCTGTGGCTGCAGCCAGGGCATAA
- a CDS encoding glucose-6-phosphate isomerase — MTSLAFAATGAAQAAGAAHLMTLVADQVASRIFEKDATLWGPEAEAESAIRLGWVEAAEISRPLVTEIIALRDELHAEGINHIVLCGMGGSSLAPEVITATAGVELSVLDSTNPEQVRTAVSDRLETTAIVVSSKSGSTLETDSQRRIFEQQFNEAGIDAKSRIIIVTDPGSPLDESARKAGYRKVFNADPHVGGRYSALTAFGLVPSGLAGVDIAALLDSAEEAAEMLRDDDVDNVGLRLGAALGGTSPLRNKIVIVDENSALVGFPDWAEQLIAESTGKLGTGVLPVVAEVKSPEVTSGAADVLVVRLVSGDADVELRENEVSIAGDLGAQMMVWEFATVVAGRLLDINPYDQPDVEAAKTAARGLLDSTPETTPALFTDGAIEVRTANSDAGWLSGATSLAEALTALVGTLSTDGYLSVQVYLDRLSHAPLAQVRNELAELTSRPVTFGWGPRFLHSTGQFHKGGPAIGVFLQVTGTAEPDLAIPERPFSFGELISAQAAGDAAVLADHGRPVLRLHFTDTAAGVTQLKAVVATLAGRHSNG; from the coding sequence ATGACATCACTGGCATTTGCGGCCACAGGAGCCGCACAAGCTGCCGGAGCCGCTCACCTGATGACGCTTGTGGCAGATCAGGTCGCATCACGGATTTTCGAAAAGGATGCGACGTTGTGGGGGCCCGAGGCTGAAGCCGAATCAGCCATCCGCCTTGGTTGGGTAGAGGCAGCAGAAATTTCTCGACCCTTAGTGACCGAGATCATTGCCCTACGCGATGAGCTGCACGCCGAGGGCATCAACCACATTGTTTTGTGCGGCATGGGAGGCTCGTCCTTGGCGCCCGAGGTCATCACAGCGACAGCTGGTGTTGAATTGAGCGTTCTTGACAGTACAAACCCAGAACAGGTCAGGACAGCTGTTAGTGACCGTCTGGAAACCACAGCTATTGTTGTGTCTTCGAAGTCCGGCTCCACCTTGGAAACGGACTCACAACGGCGGATCTTTGAGCAGCAGTTCAACGAGGCAGGCATTGACGCCAAGTCACGGATCATTATCGTGACAGACCCCGGCTCACCCCTCGATGAATCTGCGCGGAAAGCCGGCTACCGCAAGGTCTTCAACGCAGACCCCCATGTAGGCGGCCGATACTCGGCACTGACAGCGTTCGGACTGGTTCCCTCGGGCTTGGCAGGCGTGGATATTGCTGCGCTGCTTGACTCGGCGGAGGAAGCAGCCGAAATGCTGCGCGATGACGACGTTGACAACGTGGGGCTGCGCCTCGGGGCCGCACTGGGGGGTACCTCGCCGCTACGTAACAAAATAGTCATTGTTGATGAAAATTCGGCCCTGGTTGGATTCCCCGACTGGGCTGAGCAGCTCATCGCCGAGTCCACAGGTAAACTCGGCACCGGTGTGTTGCCGGTAGTAGCAGAGGTGAAATCCCCTGAGGTCACCTCTGGCGCCGCTGATGTACTCGTTGTGCGTCTGGTATCCGGAGATGCGGATGTAGAGCTTCGCGAGAATGAAGTGAGCATCGCCGGCGATCTTGGTGCACAGATGATGGTGTGGGAGTTTGCCACGGTAGTGGCCGGCCGTCTGCTGGATATCAACCCTTATGATCAGCCTGATGTTGAGGCAGCCAAGACTGCTGCTCGCGGCCTACTGGATTCAACACCGGAAACAACACCGGCTCTGTTCACCGATGGTGCCATTGAGGTGCGCACGGCTAACAGCGACGCCGGCTGGCTTAGTGGGGCAACATCACTGGCAGAAGCACTTACTGCTTTGGTAGGCACACTGTCCACTGACGGATACCTCAGCGTGCAGGTCTACCTTGACAGGCTCTCGCATGCACCGTTGGCACAAGTCCGTAACGAGCTGGCAGAGCTTACCTCCCGTCCCGTCACCTTTGGCTGGGGGCCGAGATTCCTGCACTCCACCGGACAGTTCCACAAGGGTGGCCCGGCAATAGGGGTGTTCCTTCAAGTTACTGGAACTGCAGAGCCGGACCTGGCTATCCCGGAGCGGCCGTTCAGCTTTGGGGAGCTCATCAGCGCCCAGGCTGCTGGCGACGCCGCTGTGCTTGCCGATCATGGACGCCCCGTACTGCGCCTGCATTTCACGGACACAGCTGCTGGCGTTACTCAACTCAAGGCCGTGGTGGCTACGCTTGCTGGCCGCCACTCCAACGGATAA